A single window of Cellulomonas sp. WB94 DNA harbors:
- a CDS encoding MFS transporter, producing MLSALTRERARPARIREWPHAWWLAVATVCFGAFMGQLDASIVTLAYRPLRSEFGTSLAAVQWVSLSYLLVLAALLIPVGRLADAHGRKLVYLYGFLVFSVASAACGLAPSLGALVGFRALQGVGAAMLQANSIALVLASAPRDRMRTALGVQAAAQAIGLALGPTVGGLLVSTLGWRWVFGINVPVGVVAVTAGVYLLPRSRSLTPARVWDRSGIVLLAAATTAGLLGVSAASGLGLPGWAPTGLLVLAAACVAGFLLRERRAAAPLLDPALLSDRTVSAGLLGALCGYLVLFGPLVLVPIVLTDAGSSALHAGLALTALPAGFALAATLGERMLPSSSSDRRRAGFGAMLGVVVLAALVAAPLTTAWLVPLLGTLGVALGLFTPANNSVVMRAVPSHVAGTGGGLLNTTRSLGTALGIAAVTLALHLRPSGTHLFDGPRAALLVLAAAAIVALLSAHLLPSAPEQPAA from the coding sequence ATGCTCAGTGCGCTGACCAGGGAGCGCGCCAGGCCGGCGAGGATCCGCGAGTGGCCCCACGCATGGTGGCTCGCTGTGGCGACGGTGTGCTTCGGCGCCTTCATGGGTCAGCTCGACGCGAGCATCGTGACCTTGGCGTACCGCCCGCTGCGCAGCGAGTTCGGCACGTCGCTGGCCGCCGTGCAGTGGGTCTCCCTGTCCTACCTGCTGGTCCTTGCAGCGCTGCTCATCCCGGTCGGTCGACTGGCCGACGCTCACGGCCGCAAGCTCGTGTACCTCTACGGCTTCCTCGTGTTCTCGGTCGCGTCGGCCGCCTGCGGGCTCGCACCCTCGCTCGGCGCGCTCGTCGGTTTCCGCGCGCTCCAAGGCGTCGGCGCCGCGATGCTCCAGGCCAACAGCATCGCTCTCGTCCTCGCCAGCGCCCCACGCGACCGGATGCGCACGGCTCTCGGGGTCCAGGCAGCGGCCCAGGCGATCGGGCTCGCCCTCGGTCCCACGGTCGGCGGTCTTCTGGTCTCGACGCTCGGGTGGCGGTGGGTGTTCGGCATCAACGTCCCCGTCGGGGTCGTCGCGGTCACGGCCGGGGTGTACCTCCTCCCCCGCAGCCGATCCCTCACCCCCGCCCGGGTGTGGGACCGCTCCGGGATCGTGCTGCTCGCCGCCGCGACCACTGCTGGGCTGCTCGGGGTCTCGGCGGCATCGGGACTGGGCCTGCCCGGCTGGGCGCCGACAGGCCTCCTTGTCCTGGCTGCGGCGTGCGTCGCAGGCTTCCTCCTGCGCGAGCGGCGCGCCGCGGCTCCGCTGCTCGACCCGGCCCTGTTGAGCGACCGCACCGTCAGCGCCGGGCTCCTCGGCGCGCTGTGCGGCTACCTGGTGCTGTTCGGCCCGCTCGTCCTCGTCCCGATCGTCCTGACCGACGCCGGTTCGTCCGCGCTGCACGCCGGCCTCGCCCTGACGGCACTGCCCGCTGGGTTCGCGCTTGCCGCGACCCTCGGTGAACGGATGCTGCCGAGCTCATCGAGCGACCGCCGCCGCGCCGGGTTCGGGGCGATGCTCGGCGTCGTCGTCCTCGCGGCGCTGGTGGCGGCGCCCCTCACGACCGCGTGGCTCGTCCCCCTGCTGGGAACGCTCGGGGTGGCCTTGGGCCTGTTCACCCCCGCGAACAACAGCGTCGTCATGCGCGCGGTCCCGAGCCACGTCGCCGGGACGGGTGGAGGCCTGCTCAACACGACCCGCAGCCTCGGCACCGCGCTCGGCATCGCCGCCGTCACACTCGCGCTGCACCTTCGCCCGAGCGGCACCCACCTGTTCGACGGGCCCCGGGCCGCCCTGCTGGTGCTCGCTGCCGCCGCGATCGTCGCGCTGCTCTCTGCGCACCTGCTTCCCTCTGCTCCAGAGCAGCCCGCCGCCTGA